The following proteins come from a genomic window of Proteinivorax hydrogeniformans:
- a CDS encoding transketolase family protein, translating to MTKEMATREAYGNALVQLGEKNEDIVVLDADLSKSTKTAGFGEKFPNRFFNIGIAEADLVGTAAGLAAAGKIPFASTFAIFATGRAYDQVRNSVCYPRLNVKLAATHAGITVGEDGATHQALEDIALMRAIPNMTVVVPADGIEAQQVIEAAVEYDGPMYIRLGRSKVPMVNDESYKFELGKGVVLKEGSDVTIVAAGVMVNEAIKAAEALKADGIDAEVINIHTVKPLDKELLISSVAKTKAVVTAEEHNIMGGLGSAVCEVLSQNQPVPVEMVGVNDTFGESGTPQALLEKYGLTAEAIAEKVHKAVKRK from the coding sequence ATGACAAAGGAAATGGCAACAAGAGAAGCATATGGAAATGCGTTGGTACAGTTGGGAGAAAAAAATGAAGATATCGTAGTTTTGGACGCGGACTTGTCAAAGTCCACTAAAACTGCTGGCTTTGGAGAAAAGTTTCCAAATAGATTCTTTAATATTGGTATAGCAGAAGCGGACTTAGTTGGCACCGCTGCTGGTTTAGCTGCTGCAGGAAAAATTCCTTTTGCATCTACCTTTGCTATTTTTGCTACCGGTAGAGCTTATGACCAGGTAAGAAACTCTGTATGTTATCCTAGGTTAAATGTTAAGCTAGCGGCTACTCACGCTGGGATTACAGTGGGAGAAGACGGTGCTACTCACCAAGCTTTAGAGGATATCGCATTGATGCGAGCTATACCAAACATGACTGTTGTTGTTCCAGCCGATGGGATAGAAGCTCAGCAAGTAATTGAGGCAGCGGTGGAATATGATGGTCCTATGTATATCAGGCTTGGAAGATCTAAAGTGCCTATGGTTAATGATGAAAGCTATAAGTTTGAACTTGGAAAAGGTGTAGTTCTTAAGGAAGGTAGCGACGTTACTATCGTTGCTGCCGGTGTAATGGTAAATGAGGCGATTAAAGCAGCAGAAGCTCTAAAAGCTGATGGTATCGATGCTGAAGTTATCAACATTCACACTGTTAAGCCTTTAGATAAAGAGCTACTAATTAGCTCAGTTGCTAAAACAAAAGCTGTTGTAACTGCTGAGGAGCACAACATCATGGGAGGATTAGGATCTGCTGTATGCGAAGTTTTAAGTCAAAACCAACCAGTCCCTGTTGAAATGGTTGGGGTAAATGACACCTTCGGTGAATCAGGAACTCCCCAAGCTTTGCTAGAAAAGTATGGATTAACAGCTGAAGCAATAGCAGAAAAGGTACACAAGGCTGTAAAAAGAAAGTAA
- the ftsE gene encoding cell division ATP-binding protein FtsE produces the protein MLIFQNVEIRYKSGNVAVSNINFKVDKGEFVYIVGPSGAGKSSLLKAVFKEVEPKKGEIFLFNRNITRLKRREIPHLRRQVGVVFQDFRLLEEKNVYDNIAFALRVIGASRKEIKTKVLDVLKIVGLEGKGKRYPNQISGGEQQRVALARALVNKPEIIVCDEPTGNLDPTTSDEIMDILNKINLRGTTIVMATHAKDIVDKYRNRVIAVQDGSIVRDDAQGGYSDVL, from the coding sequence ATGCTGATTTTTCAGAATGTGGAAATACGCTATAAGTCTGGTAATGTTGCCGTCTCCAACATCAACTTTAAAGTAGATAAGGGAGAGTTTGTATACATAGTTGGCCCCAGTGGAGCTGGGAAGTCATCGTTGTTAAAAGCTGTATTTAAGGAAGTGGAACCAAAAAAAGGAGAAATTTTTCTTTTTAATAGAAATATAACTCGGTTAAAACGGAGGGAAATACCGCATCTAAGAAGACAAGTCGGTGTAGTATTTCAAGACTTTCGTTTGCTAGAGGAAAAGAATGTTTATGATAACATTGCATTTGCATTGCGGGTAATAGGTGCGAGTCGAAAAGAGATAAAGACAAAAGTCTTAGATGTACTTAAGATTGTTGGTCTAGAGGGAAAAGGTAAACGCTATCCTAATCAAATTTCAGGTGGTGAGCAGCAAAGGGTGGCTTTGGCTAGGGCTCTAGTCAACAAGCCGGAAATCATAGTCTGCGATGAACCTACAGGAAACTTAGACCCTACCACATCAGATGAAATTATGGATATCTTAAATAAGATTAATTTGCGAGGAACAACAATAGTCATGGCCACGCATGCTAAGGATATTGTTGATAAGTATAGAAATAGAGTTATCGCTGTACAAGATGGTAGTATAGTCCGTGATGACGCACAAGGAGGGTACAGCGATGTTCTTTAA